A portion of the Vespula vulgaris chromosome 24, iyVesVulg1.1, whole genome shotgun sequence genome contains these proteins:
- the LOC127072059 gene encoding signal transducer and activator of transcription 5B isoform X1: MFLGSALWSSEPKIEITASKMSLWAKAQQLPQEALQQVRSVYGEHFPIEVRHFLSSWIEDKMWTDIEPDNPQYEQYIANLVASLIQELETKAASLNTEDLFLTKLKLMEAAKTFRQRYSQNPATLFKIIRHCLGTEMKLVAQVENLGGLMNMAAGRVGLMVGDAVAEIAQQVEVLRRKTQETGEDLRKMEQEQEAFAISYHECTKLNAHLQHLATQPQNQQSLDLEKKIRRQKEQQEQLLNHKVTGLMQLRLTLADKLKDTIARLNTLQSRVLDDELIRWKRDQQLAGNGAPFNSNLDSIQEWCESLAELIWLNRQQIKEAEHLKQKFALDPPGIQDILPTLNSQITQLLSSLVTSTFIIEKQPPQVMKTNTRFTSTVRLLVGGKLNVHMTPPQVKVSIISEVQANAQLKNGKMAKCGEASGEILNNSGTMEYHQATRQLSVSFRNMQLKKIKRAEKKGTESVMDEKFSLLFQSQFSVGGGELVFQVWTLSLPVVVIVHGNQEPHAWATVTWDNAFAEPGRIPFVVPDKVPWGQVAEALNVKFRSATGRSLTDDNLHFLAEKAFRGGNAGGQEYSSLLLSWAQFCKEPLPERNFTFWEWFYAVMKLTREHLRSPWIDGYILGFVRKKQAEEMLANCPSGTFLMRFSDSELGGVTIAWVGDQTEVFMLQPFTSKDFAIRSLADRVSDLQHLLYLYPDLSKDHAFSKYYTPENRSTSINGYVKPLLVTHVPGWGGPVIGGQTPSHSSVVGVGNSSQSGPGGSYPATPSTIFQAHSPDPSVTRDTPSVASSYAPGLGQSSIGRPSSDMDYVELMGHGELSTIDENLNLDQFNGFGFSEFVQSYNTKPQ; this comes from the exons ATGTTCTTAGGATCTGCTCTCt GGTCCTCAGAGccaaaaattgaaattactGCTTCCAAAATGTCCCTGTGGGCAAAAGCACAGCAATTACCACAAGAGGCACTACAACAAGTGCGCTCTGTTTATGGTGAACATTTTCCAATTGAAGTCCGACATTTCTTGTCGTCGTGGATCGAAGATAAAATGTG GACTGATATAGAACCTGACAATCCACAGTATGAACAATATATAGCTAATCTAGTTGCATCTCTAATACAAGAATTAGAGACAAAAGCAGCTTCTTTAAACACTGAAGATTTATTTTTGACAAAATTAAAGCTAATGGAAGCTGCTAAAACTTTCaga cAAAGATATAGCCAAAATCCTGCTAcactatttaaaataattagacATTGCCTAGGAACAGAAATGAAACTTGTAGCTCAAGTTGAAAATTTAGGAGGTCTTATGAATATGGCAGCTGGTAGAGTTGGTTTGATGGTAGGAGATGCTGTGGCAGAAATAGCACAACAAGTTGAAGTATTACGACGTAAAACGCAAGAAACTGGAGAAGATTTACGTAAAATGGAACAAGAACAGGAGGCCTTTGCCATTAGTTATCATGAATGTACAAAATTAAACGCTCATTTACAACATCTTGCCACTCAACCGCAAAACCAACAAAGTTTAGATTTGGAGAAAAAGATCAGGCg GCAAAAAGAGCAACAAGAACAATTATTGAATCACAAAGTTACGGGTTTAATGCAATTACGCTTGACATTGGCAGATAAATTGAAGGATACTATTGCTAGACTGAATACATTACAATCAAGAGTTCTTGATGATGAACTGATTAG GTGGAAAAGGGATCAACAATTAGCTGGAAACGGAGCTCCGTTTAACAGTAATTTAGATTCTATCCAAGAATGGTGTGAAAGTCTTGCAGAATTAATATGGCTTAATCGGCAACAAATCAAAGAAGCAGAAcatttgaaacaaaaatttgcaCTAGATCCTCCTGGAATACAAGATATTCTTCCTACGTTAAATTCACAGATCACACAACTTCTTAGTTCCTTAGTCACTAGTACATTTATCATAGAAAAACAGCCACCACAAGTGATGAAAACTAATACTCGTTTTACAAGTACAGTACGTCTTTTAGTGGGAGGAAAATTAAATGTTCATATGACACCACCTCAAGTAAAAGTAAGCATAATTAGTGAAGTACAAGCAAATGCACAATTAAAAAATGGGAAAATGGCAAAATGTGGAGAAGCTAGTggtgaaattttaaataacagTGGAACTATGGAATATCATCAA GCAACACGACAATTGTCAGTAAGTTTTCGAAATATgcagttaaaaaaaattaaaagagccGAGAAAAAGGGTACAGAATCAGTTATGGATGAGaaattttcacttttatttcaaTCTCAATTTAGTGTTGGTGGCGGTGAATTAGTATTTCAAGTGTGGACTTTAAGTTTACCAGTCGTAGTAATCGTACATGGAAATCAAGAACCTCATGCATGGGCTACAGTTACATGGGACAATGCTTTTGCAGAACCTGGAAGAATTCCTTTTGTGGTACCTGACAAAGTACCATGGGGACAAGTAGCTGAAGCATTAAACGTTAAGTTCAGATCAGCTACAGGAAGGTCTTTAACAGACGATAATCTCCATTTTCTTGCGGAAAAAGCATTTCGAGGTGGAAATGCGGGTGGTCAGGAATACTCTAGTTTACTTCTCAGTTGGGCTCAGTTCTGCAAAGAACCTCTGccagaaagaaattttacattttggGAATGGTTCTATGCCGTTATGAAATTGACAAGAGAGCATTTAAGGAGTCCTTGGATAGATGGCTATATTCTTGGATTTGTCAGAAAAAAACAAGCAGAAGAAATGTTAGCTAATTGTCCATCAGGAACATTCTTAATGCGTTTCTCAGATTCAGAACTTGGAGGAGTTACTATCGCTTGGGTCGGAG atcaaaCAGAAGTTTTTATGCTTCAACCATTTACAAGCAAGGATTTTGCAATTCGCAGTTTAGCAGATCGAGTTTCTGATTTACAGCATCTCTTATATCTGTATCCTGACTTATCGAAAGATCATGCTTTTTCCAAATATTATACACCAGAAAACCGATCGACATCGATAAATGGATATGTCAAACCATTGTTAGTGACACATGTACCTGGATGGGGTGGTCCAGTTATAGGAGGTCAAACGCCTTCACATTCTTCAGTGGTTGGTGTTGGTAATAGCAGTCAAAGTGGACCAGGTGGAAGTTATCCTGCTACACCTTCTACTATATTCCAAGCACATAGCCCTGATCCATCCGTAACACGTGATACTCCATCTGTTGCTTCCAG CTATGCTCCGGGTCTCGGCCAGTCAAGTATTGGGCGACCAAGCTCGGACATGGACTATGTGGAGTTGATGGGTCATGGCGAGCTGTCCACAATCGACGAGAATCTCAACTTGGACCAATTTAATGGTTTTGGTTTTTCCGAGTTCGTGCAGTCATACAACACCAAACCACAGTAG
- the LOC127072059 gene encoding signal transducer and activator of transcription 5B isoform X2: MSLWAKAQQLPQEALQQVRSVYGEHFPIEVRHFLSSWIEDKMWTDIEPDNPQYEQYIANLVASLIQELETKAASLNTEDLFLTKLKLMEAAKTFRQRYSQNPATLFKIIRHCLGTEMKLVAQVENLGGLMNMAAGRVGLMVGDAVAEIAQQVEVLRRKTQETGEDLRKMEQEQEAFAISYHECTKLNAHLQHLATQPQNQQSLDLEKKIRRQKEQQEQLLNHKVTGLMQLRLTLADKLKDTIARLNTLQSRVLDDELIRWKRDQQLAGNGAPFNSNLDSIQEWCESLAELIWLNRQQIKEAEHLKQKFALDPPGIQDILPTLNSQITQLLSSLVTSTFIIEKQPPQVMKTNTRFTSTVRLLVGGKLNVHMTPPQVKVSIISEVQANAQLKNGKMAKCGEASGEILNNSGTMEYHQATRQLSVSFRNMQLKKIKRAEKKGTESVMDEKFSLLFQSQFSVGGGELVFQVWTLSLPVVVIVHGNQEPHAWATVTWDNAFAEPGRIPFVVPDKVPWGQVAEALNVKFRSATGRSLTDDNLHFLAEKAFRGGNAGGQEYSSLLLSWAQFCKEPLPERNFTFWEWFYAVMKLTREHLRSPWIDGYILGFVRKKQAEEMLANCPSGTFLMRFSDSELGGVTIAWVGDQTEVFMLQPFTSKDFAIRSLADRVSDLQHLLYLYPDLSKDHAFSKYYTPENRSTSINGYVKPLLVTHVPGWGGPVIGGQTPSHSSVVGVGNSSQSGPGGSYPATPSTIFQAHSPDPSVTRDTPSVASSYAPGLGQSSIGRPSSDMDYVELMGHGELSTIDENLNLDQFNGFGFSEFVQSYNTKPQ, from the exons ATGTCCCTGTGGGCAAAAGCACAGCAATTACCACAAGAGGCACTACAACAAGTGCGCTCTGTTTATGGTGAACATTTTCCAATTGAAGTCCGACATTTCTTGTCGTCGTGGATCGAAGATAAAATGTG GACTGATATAGAACCTGACAATCCACAGTATGAACAATATATAGCTAATCTAGTTGCATCTCTAATACAAGAATTAGAGACAAAAGCAGCTTCTTTAAACACTGAAGATTTATTTTTGACAAAATTAAAGCTAATGGAAGCTGCTAAAACTTTCaga cAAAGATATAGCCAAAATCCTGCTAcactatttaaaataattagacATTGCCTAGGAACAGAAATGAAACTTGTAGCTCAAGTTGAAAATTTAGGAGGTCTTATGAATATGGCAGCTGGTAGAGTTGGTTTGATGGTAGGAGATGCTGTGGCAGAAATAGCACAACAAGTTGAAGTATTACGACGTAAAACGCAAGAAACTGGAGAAGATTTACGTAAAATGGAACAAGAACAGGAGGCCTTTGCCATTAGTTATCATGAATGTACAAAATTAAACGCTCATTTACAACATCTTGCCACTCAACCGCAAAACCAACAAAGTTTAGATTTGGAGAAAAAGATCAGGCg GCAAAAAGAGCAACAAGAACAATTATTGAATCACAAAGTTACGGGTTTAATGCAATTACGCTTGACATTGGCAGATAAATTGAAGGATACTATTGCTAGACTGAATACATTACAATCAAGAGTTCTTGATGATGAACTGATTAG GTGGAAAAGGGATCAACAATTAGCTGGAAACGGAGCTCCGTTTAACAGTAATTTAGATTCTATCCAAGAATGGTGTGAAAGTCTTGCAGAATTAATATGGCTTAATCGGCAACAAATCAAAGAAGCAGAAcatttgaaacaaaaatttgcaCTAGATCCTCCTGGAATACAAGATATTCTTCCTACGTTAAATTCACAGATCACACAACTTCTTAGTTCCTTAGTCACTAGTACATTTATCATAGAAAAACAGCCACCACAAGTGATGAAAACTAATACTCGTTTTACAAGTACAGTACGTCTTTTAGTGGGAGGAAAATTAAATGTTCATATGACACCACCTCAAGTAAAAGTAAGCATAATTAGTGAAGTACAAGCAAATGCACAATTAAAAAATGGGAAAATGGCAAAATGTGGAGAAGCTAGTggtgaaattttaaataacagTGGAACTATGGAATATCATCAA GCAACACGACAATTGTCAGTAAGTTTTCGAAATATgcagttaaaaaaaattaaaagagccGAGAAAAAGGGTACAGAATCAGTTATGGATGAGaaattttcacttttatttcaaTCTCAATTTAGTGTTGGTGGCGGTGAATTAGTATTTCAAGTGTGGACTTTAAGTTTACCAGTCGTAGTAATCGTACATGGAAATCAAGAACCTCATGCATGGGCTACAGTTACATGGGACAATGCTTTTGCAGAACCTGGAAGAATTCCTTTTGTGGTACCTGACAAAGTACCATGGGGACAAGTAGCTGAAGCATTAAACGTTAAGTTCAGATCAGCTACAGGAAGGTCTTTAACAGACGATAATCTCCATTTTCTTGCGGAAAAAGCATTTCGAGGTGGAAATGCGGGTGGTCAGGAATACTCTAGTTTACTTCTCAGTTGGGCTCAGTTCTGCAAAGAACCTCTGccagaaagaaattttacattttggGAATGGTTCTATGCCGTTATGAAATTGACAAGAGAGCATTTAAGGAGTCCTTGGATAGATGGCTATATTCTTGGATTTGTCAGAAAAAAACAAGCAGAAGAAATGTTAGCTAATTGTCCATCAGGAACATTCTTAATGCGTTTCTCAGATTCAGAACTTGGAGGAGTTACTATCGCTTGGGTCGGAG atcaaaCAGAAGTTTTTATGCTTCAACCATTTACAAGCAAGGATTTTGCAATTCGCAGTTTAGCAGATCGAGTTTCTGATTTACAGCATCTCTTATATCTGTATCCTGACTTATCGAAAGATCATGCTTTTTCCAAATATTATACACCAGAAAACCGATCGACATCGATAAATGGATATGTCAAACCATTGTTAGTGACACATGTACCTGGATGGGGTGGTCCAGTTATAGGAGGTCAAACGCCTTCACATTCTTCAGTGGTTGGTGTTGGTAATAGCAGTCAAAGTGGACCAGGTGGAAGTTATCCTGCTACACCTTCTACTATATTCCAAGCACATAGCCCTGATCCATCCGTAACACGTGATACTCCATCTGTTGCTTCCAG CTATGCTCCGGGTCTCGGCCAGTCAAGTATTGGGCGACCAAGCTCGGACATGGACTATGTGGAGTTGATGGGTCATGGCGAGCTGTCCACAATCGACGAGAATCTCAACTTGGACCAATTTAATGGTTTTGGTTTTTCCGAGTTCGTGCAGTCATACAACACCAAACCACAGTAG
- the LOC127072066 gene encoding stabilizer of axonemal microtubules 2-like, translated as MEVIEVCAEKKHCVVPAEQQLCNDKSTRRYVQPPRIKSFAPERLYRPPSKPLDTSTTYHLSYMDTDPRTAQSIRAQPYRPIQTFVKSSEKFSHETTNKMSYQPIWHTAKRKPIKPKFRALLGRGALESVTTTKGDYIPKYTEKLDMIVPCGNIRISASPLDTNTTAGLSYVNPGVTEPVTSFKPVIRYHQPSHSVSKDTTHKLSYQPFAVSKKEKFPWAQKSIYKPPSVAMCAKTIYSDSYLENEIYEKMKPYIPTATDILPSKAQFMDKTIYKESYLPCDIEKSTKIVPSANIFISNEKISTDTTNKLSYQPVWSKKRSPILPRSRKMIEGSIQTETTNRHDFVPKTITPPKLIIPCNNIRIPGDPIVDKTTTGLSYIHPGQLEPVQSFKPISHYSRPVTKIDSETINKLSYQTWTPVPKMDMPWAHRPTYKVPKERMTTDTIYQMSYPLPGYFIENECPCTE; from the exons ATGGAAGTGATAGAAGTTTGCGcagaaaagaaacattgtGTAGTCCCAGCTGAGCAGCAATTATGCAATGATAag AGTACACGAAGATATGTACAACCGCCAAGAATCAAATCATTTGCTCCTGAAAGATTATACAGACCTCCATCGAAACCACTTGATACTTCTACAACATATCATCTTTCATATATGGATACGGATCCCAGAACAGCTCAATCTATTCGGGCTCAACCTTATCGTCCGATTCAAACGTTTGTTAAATCAAGCGAAAAATTTTCTCATGAGACAACTAATAAAATGAGTTACCAACCTATTTGGCATACAGCTAAGAGAAAACCAATTAAGCCTAAGTTCAg AGCTTTGTTAGGACGTGGGGCATTAGAAAGCGTCACTACAACAAAAGGTGACTATATACCAAAATATACAGAAAAGTTAGATATGATAGTACCTTGTGGAAATATAAGGATAAGTGCAAGTCCTTTGGATACTAATACAACTGCGGGTCTTTCTTATGTAAATCCTGGTGTAACAGAACCTGTTACTAGCTTTAAACCTGTAATAAGATACCACCAACCTAGTCATTCAGTTTCAAAGGATACCACTCACAAATTAAGTTATCAACCTTTTGCTGttagcaaaaaagaaaagtttcctTGGGCacaaaaatctatatataa GCCTCCAAGTGTTGCAATGTGTGCGAAAACTATCTATTCTGACAGTTATTTAGAGAatgaaatatacgaaaaaatgAAACCATACATTCCTACTGCAACAGATATATTACCTAGTAAAGCACAATTTATggataaaacaatttataaagaGAGCTATTTACCTTGtgatatagaaaaatcaacaaaaatCGTTCCATCTgctaatattttcatatcaaatgaaaaaatatccaCTGATACAACAAATAAg TTGAGCTATCAACCAGTTTGGTCTAAGAAGCGTTCTCCGATCTTGCCACGTAGTAGAAAGATGATAGAAGGTTCAATACAAACTGAAACTACAAATCGTCATGATTTTGTACCCAAAACGATTACACCTCCAAAACTGATTATTCCATGCAATAATATTCGTATACCAGGAGATCCCATTGTTGATAAGACAACAACTGGCTTGTCATATATACATCCTGGTCAATTAGAACCTGTGCAAAGTTTCAAACCTATTTCTCATTACAGCAg acCTGTTACTAAGATAGATTCTGAgactataaataaattatcctaCCAAACTTGGACGCCAGTGCCTAAAATGGATATGCCATGGGCACATCGACCTACATATAAAGTTCCTAAGGAACGAATGACCACAGATACAATCTATCAAATGAGTTATCCTTTACCAGGATATTTTATTGAGAATGAGTGTCCATGTACAGAATAA
- the LOC127072065 gene encoding phosphatidylinositol 4-kinase type 2-alpha has product MSDSEQRQLHVPYREYHSQNNTNPPALIETDALVDLSVTSNSCVSRNLPTELLPDVEFVPNISSDQTIAIDSTGIDRESQPLLGRLELDVTFNRFPDDPQFSELVWQAECAIDNGIFPERIYQGSSGSYFVKNSAGKVIGVFKPKDEEPYGRLNPKWTKWMHKLCCPCCFGRSCLIPNQGYLSEAGASLVDRKLGLGIVPNTRVVKLVSKTFNYPRLDRQKARMKQAIMDQFPTVGSHFNRIGLPPKVGSFQVFVDGYKDADYWLRRWEHEPLSPRLSLKFQLQFERLVILDYIIRNTDRGNDNWLIKYDNSVEKNGSEHGEVKIAAIDNGLAFPFKHPDSWRAYPYHWAWLSQAKQPFSAATRELVLPQLSDQNFVQDLCDDLYQLFKQDKGFDRHHFDRQMSVMRGQILNLQQALKDSKSPVQLVQMPAVIVEKAKGNGTRSLFLFSDTFTQRFQNKSPFFSWC; this is encoded by the exons ATGAGTGACTCCGAACAGCGGCAATTGCACGTGCCTTATCGAGAATATCACAGTCAAAATAATACCAATCCTCCTGCTTTGATTGAAACTGACGCGTTAGTAGATCTGTCAGTAACATCCAATAGCTGTGTATCACGAAACTTGCCCACAGAACTACTTCCAGACGTTGAATTTGTTCCAAACATAAGTAGTGATCAAACTATAGCCATTGATTCTACTGGGATAGACCGGGAGAGCCAGCCTCTCCTTGGTCGGTTGGAACTCGATGTTACCTTTAACCGATTTCCTG atGATCCACAATTCTCAGAACTAGTATGGCAAGCAGAATGCGCAATAGACAATGGAATCTTTCCTGAAAGAATATATCAAGGTTCAAGTGGAAGTTATTTTGTAAAGAACTCGGCAGGG aaGGTGATAGGTGTTTTCAAACCCAAAGACGAAGAACCTTATGGAAGATTAAATCCAAAATGGACAAAATGGATGCACAAACTCTGCTGTCCATGCTGTTTTGGAAGGAGTTGTTTGATACCAAATCAAGGATATTTAAGCGAGGCTGGAGCCAGTTTAGTTGACCGCAAATTAGGCCTTGGCATTGTGCCGAATACTAGAGTAGTTAAACTTGTCAGTAAAACTTTTAACTATCCACGTTTAGATCGTCAAAAAGCACGTATGAAACAAGCTATCATGGATCAGTTTCCTACAGTTGGTTCACATTTCAATCGTATTGGTTTACCTCCTAAAGTCGGGTCCTTTCAAGTATTTGTAGATGGTTATAAAGATGCGGACTATTGGTTAAGACGATGGGAACATGAACCTTTATCACCACGCTTGAGTCTTAAGTTTCAACTTCAATTTGAACGTTTGGTTATTCTAGATTATATCATCAGAAATACAGATAGAG GTAACGATAATTGGCTTATTAAGTATGATAATAGTGTGGAAAAAAATGGATCAGAGCATGGAGAAGTTAAGATAGCAGCGATAGATAATGGTTTGGCATTTCCATTTAAGCACCCTGATTCTTGGCGTGCTTATCCTTATCATTGGGCATGGTTAAGTCAAGCAAAACAACCATTCAGTGCAGCTACGCGTGAATTAGTCTTGCCTCAGCTTTCTGATCAAAATTTTGTACAAGATCTTTGTGACGATTTGTACCAATTATTTAAA CAAGATAAAGGATTCGATAGACATCATTTTGATAGGCAAATGAGTGTAATGAGAGGACAGATTCTGAATTTACAACAGGCATTGAAAGATTCCAAAAGTCCAGTGCAATTAGTTCAAATGCCTGCTGTTATAGTCGAGAA agCCAAAGGAAATGGCACACGAAGTCTGTTCTTATTTTCTGATACATTCACCCAGCGCTTCCAAAATAAGAGTCCCTTCTTTTCCTGGTGTTAA